The following is a genomic window from Sphingorhabdus sp. Alg231-15.
TGACAATTGGCGTAGGGTTTTTTCCGGCTGGTTATTTCGCGAATCACCCTCGCTCAACGTGGTCGAACATCCGATCTATGATGTCTGGGTCAAAAGTTGTGCGATGAGCTTTCCGGGTGAAGAAAGCCCGCCTTCAGATGCGGCCAATCCGACCGCTCCGCGTGCGTCGTCGTCCAATGATGCTAACAGCATATCCAGCGTAGCAAATGACGGCGCAGAGAGCGAGGCTGATGCAGAAGCAAGTCCCGTTGCACCGGTTCCGGCACCTGTTGTTCCCGTTCCGGAGGCTGCTCCACTGCCGGTGCCCGAATCGGCTCCGGAACCGTCCGACCTCATTGGAGATTTGATCGCAGAAAATGCGGACGAAGGATAATTCTGTGCAAGCCGGAGTTGCTCAAGATATTCGGCTTGGCTAATTTCGACGGCGCCGAGCGATGCCAAATGATCGGTCATGAATTGACAATCCAGCAACATGAACCGGCCCACAATCAGCCGCGCCACTAACCATGCCAGCGCAACTTTGGAAGCGTCACGGGCTCTGGAAAACATGCTCTCGCCACAAAAAGCACCGCCGATAACCAGACCATAAAGTCCGCCGACAAGCTTTGTTGTGCCATTGTCCGTGACAGACCAGCATTCCACGCTATGGGCCCGGCCCTGTTCGTGGAGGGCACAAAAGGCATTTTCAATGTCCGCATTGATCCATGTTTCCTGACGATCACTTGCGGATTCGGCGCAAATGGCAATAACTTCGGCAAAGGCGGCATCAGCGGTGACGTGAAAGCGGTCTGACCGGATAGTTTTGCGCAAGGATCGCGACATCCGAAAACCGTCAAGCGGCATAACCGCCCTTGTTTTCGGTTCCACCCAGAATGTCTCCGGATCGTCCCGCGCGTCAGCCATCGGGAAAATGCCGGAAGCATAGGCTTTCAACAACAGTTCAATGTCTATCGCCATTAACCCGCCTGGTTCACCACATTGCTAAGCAGAATCTTGGCTTCATCAGCAACTTTTTGGGCAACGGACATATATTCGTCGGCAAAACCCGCGCCGCTGCGCCAGGCGATACCGATACTGCGCGATGCTGCCCATCCATCCACTGCAAGCAAGGCGATATCACCGCCATGAGCCAGTTCGGAACGCACATAAAGTGCCGGCAAAATACCCAGACCAAGGCCGGATGCCACCATCTGACGAACGCTGTCCAGACTGGTGCCTTCATAATCCTGCAGTAGGTGCATGCCATGTAAGCGGCATTGTTCAGCGACGTCGCGATGCAGATGATGACGGCGATCGAGACTGAGAACCGGCGCGCCATAAAGATCATCTTTCGAAATCTTGTTCTGGGTAGCCAGCGGATGATCCGGAGGCGCAACCAACATTAAAGGCTCTCGGAATAAGGGTTCGATGGTCAGGTTTTCGCCTTCAATCGGCAACGGTCCCAGCAACATGTCGATAGACCCTTTGACCAGTTCCATGGCCTGCAGGTCGGGAATACCCTCACGCATATAAAAGCGCAGATCCGGCTGCGCACGGTGCAATGCGGCGATCACTGGAGGCATCAGATAGGGGCCGAGAGTGGGGGATACACCAAAGCGTAACGTACCGGCCAAACTCTCGCTGGCTCGCTCGGCAAGGTCCCGAATGTCCTTGACCTGCACCAGAACCCGGCGCGCGCGCTCGGCTATCTCGCGGCCTATGGGAGACAATTCTGCTCCATGCGTGCGCCGCTCGACCAGCGTCACGCCCAGCCGTGCTTCCAGTGCACGCAACTGATGGCTCAAGGTCGGCTGAGAAGCGCCAGCGGCCTGCGCTGCGCGGCCAAAATGCCGATGATCGGCAACGGCAACAAGATATTGGAACTGACGTAAAGTAGGCATAGGGGGGACCTCTTCATATGATAGATGTTATCTATTGATTATTCAATTTTCATTCGATTGGAAATATCAGCAACTTTCCGTAATATCAAGCTCAACAGAAGCGAAGATGACAGAAAAAGAAAGGAAGACATGCAGAAATATCTGAACAGTCTGATCCGCAAACATCAAAAGCTCGACAAGCAAATTTCCGGCACCAATCAAGACACAGATGAACTCCGTGAAAAGAAAAGACTGAGGTTGGAGTTAAAGGATCATATTACCCGCCTTCAGCGTGGCCCCGAGCGCGAAACAACTTAGGCGAGAACCTTATTACCCCCCCCCGACCTGGGGCAGCAGCTTTCCCTCTTTCCGCTGCTGCCCCATTTTTTTCGGGTTCCATTTTCATGAATAGACATGCCCAATCCCTGCATGACGCACGATAAGAAAGCTTAACTATGGCCGGAAAAATGCGCACGGCGCTGGCGGAATTTGTTGCCCGTGAAACAAGTGCGGGTATTGTGTTGTTCGTTGCTGCCTTGCTTGCCATGATTGCGGTAAACAGCGCATTCAACCCCTATTATGTGGCATTCCTGAACATTCCCGTTGTGGCGCAGTTTGGAGCGCTGGAAATTGCCAAACCCCTATCCCTTTGGATTAATGATGGGCTCATGGCGATTTTCTTTTTCCTCGTTGGTCTAGAGGTAAAAAGAGAGATATTGGAAGGCGAACTGTCGAGCTTTGACAAAGCAGGCCTGCCTGCGATTGCGGCTGTTGGCGGTATGGCAATACCTGCTGCAGTCTTTCTTTATTTCAACTGGGATATTGATGCCAATATCAATGGCTGGGCGATCCCGGCAGCAACCGATATTGCCTTTGCCCTGGGTGTGCTCGCCCTGCTTGGTAAACATGCACCGCTGTCCTTGAAAATCCTGTTGCTCGCGATTGCGATCATCGATGATATCGGTGCGATCATCATCATTGCGCTCTTCTATACCGCCGAAG
Proteins encoded in this region:
- the aat gene encoding leucyl/phenylalanyl-tRNA--protein transferase; this translates as MAIDIELLLKAYASGIFPMADARDDPETFWVEPKTRAVMPLDGFRMSRSLRKTIRSDRFHVTADAAFAEVIAICAESASDRQETWINADIENAFCALHEQGRAHSVECWSVTDNGTTKLVGGLYGLVIGGAFCGESMFSRARDASKVALAWLVARLIVGRFMLLDCQFMTDHLASLGAVEISQAEYLEQLRLAQNYPSSAFSAIKSPMRSDGSGADSGTGSGAASGTGTTGAGTGATGLASASASLSAPSFATLDMLLASLDDDARGAVGLAASEGGLSSPGKLIAQLLTQTS
- a CDS encoding LysR substrate-binding domain-containing protein translates to MPTLRQFQYLVAVADHRHFGRAAQAAGASQPTLSHQLRALEARLGVTLVERRTHGAELSPIGREIAERARRVLVQVKDIRDLAERASESLAGTLRFGVSPTLGPYLMPPVIAALHRAQPDLRFYMREGIPDLQAMELVKGSIDMLLGPLPIEGENLTIEPLFREPLMLVAPPDHPLATQNKISKDDLYGAPVLSLDRRHHLHRDVAEQCRLHGMHLLQDYEGTSLDSVRQMVASGLGLGILPALYVRSELAHGGDIALLAVDGWAASRSIGIAWRSGAGFADEYMSVAQKVADEAKILLSNVVNQAG